In the genome of Vanacampus margaritifer isolate UIUO_Vmar chromosome 1, RoL_Vmar_1.0, whole genome shotgun sequence, one region contains:
- the LOC144059456 gene encoding gremlin-1-like, with translation MAKSTRIMCSLLFILGLLSSPGESKRNRGSQGAIPHPDKSSPNESERHPRPPQAGSGSRQGHASSSPADEVLESSQEALHVTERQYLKRDWCKTQPLKQTIHEEGCVSRTIINRFCYGQCNSFYIPRHIRREEGAFQSCSFCKPKRFTTMTFTLNCPDLQPPTKKKRIQRVKQCRCISIDLD, from the coding sequence ATGGCGAAGTCGACGCGTATCATGTGCAGCCTGCTGTTCATCCTCGGCCTGCTGTCGTCTCCGGGGGAGTCCAAAAGAAACCGAGGCTCCCAGGGCGCCATTCCTCATCCCGACAAAAGCAGCCCCAACGAGTCGGAGCGGCACCCTCGACCTCCGCAGGCCGGCTCCGGGTCCCGCCAGGGGCACGCCTCGTCCTCCCCGGCCGACGAGGTTCTGGAGTCTAGCCAGGAGGCTTTACACGTGACCGAGCGTCAGTATTTGAAACGGGACTGGTGCAAGACGCAGCCCCTCAAGCAGACCATCCACGAGGAGGGCTGCGTCAGCCGCACCATCATCAACCGCTTCTGCTACGGACAGTGCAACTCCTTCTACATCCCCAGACACATCCGCAGGGAGGAGGGCGCCTTCCAATCGTGCTCCTTCTGCAAACCCAAGCGCTTTACCACcatgacttttactttgaactGTCCGGACCTGCAGCCGCCCACCAAGAAGAAACGCATCCAGCGCGTTAAACAGTGTCGCTGTATATCCATAGACCTGGACTAG